The Rhodanobacter sp. LX-99 genome segment ATCGCCGAAGGCGCGTTGCCGCCGGTCGCGCTGCTGATGCCGTCGGATGGCCTGTGGGGCGACGGATCGGGCTATGTGGCGCAGGCGGGCCAGGATGCCGAGCGCTGGATCATGGACGAGGTGCCGGCGCTGGCGCGCGAGGTGATCGAAGGCTGCACGACGCGCTCGCCACTGCTGCTGGCGGGCCTGAGCATGGGCGGCTTCGGCGCCTTGCGGCTGGCGGGAAAGTATCCGCAGCGCATCGCCGCTGCCGCCGCGCTGTCGACGGTGACCGACGTCGCACAGTTCGACGGGCTCATCGAAGAGGGCCGGACCGGCTGGAGCGAGGCCCCGGCCGATCGCAGCGTCCTGGCCGCACTGGCCGGCGCCACCGATGTGCTGCCGCCGGTCCGCCTGGCCTGCGGTCGCGACGATCCGTATCTGGACGCGAACCGCGCGCTGCACCGCGCGCTGCAGCGGGCCGGCATCCCCCATCAGTACGCCGAAGGCGAGGGCGGGCACGACTGGCCTTACTGGGCCGCCGCACTGGACGACACGCTGCGCTTCTTCGGCCAGATGCTGCATGCCCACACCGAAGAAGGGGACGACGCATGAACCTGATGAAGTCCACGCTCGCCTGGGCCGCCACGATCATGCTCGCGATGGCGGCGTGCTCCACCCGGGCCGCGACCGCGACCACACCGCCGCGGGCGCAGCCGGCCGACGAAGTGTTCTATCAGATCTTCGAGCGCAGCTTCCGCGACAGCAACGGCGACCGCATCGGCGATCTCGAGGGCCTGACGTCCCAGCTCGACTACCTCAAGCAGCTGGGCATCACCTCGATCCTGCTCACGCCGCTGCAGCCTTCGCCGTACTACCACAATTATTTCGCCACCGACTTCAAGGCGATCGAACCGGCCTACGGTTCGATGGACGATTACTTCGCGTTCGTCCGCGCCGCGCACGCGCGCGGGCTGAAGGTCTATCTGGACGAGGAGTTCCAGTACGTCGCCGAGGGCCACCCGTGGTGGCGCGAATCGATCGGCAGGCCGCACGCGAAGTACGCCGATTACCTGCTGTGGCGCGACCCGGGGCATCGCATCGCCGAGCCGTTCCTCGACCGCGCCACGTGGGCCGGCTATGACGGCCGCCAGATCGGCATCGCCATGGTCGACCTGAACCAGCCGGCGGTGAAACGCTATTTCCTGGACCTGTTGCTGTTCTGGGCCGACCCCCACGGCGACGGCAGCGGCCGCGACGGCGTCGACGGTTTCCGCATCGATCACATGATGGACGACCTCGACCACAAGGGCCTGGACAAGAACCTGTTCGCGGATTTCTGGACGCCGATGTTCCGCGCGCTGAAGGCACGGCGGCCGGAGCTGCGCATCCTCGCCGAACAAGCCGGCTGGGGCTACGGCCAGGAATTCCTGACGCGAGGCCACGCCGACCTGGTGTTCGCGTTTCCGCTGCGCGGTGCGCTGGTGCAGCTCGACAAGCACGCCATCGTCAAGGCGCTGCGGGCCACGGCCGCCGCCACGCCGCCGGGCAAGGGCCAGGTGATCATGCTGGAAAACCACGACATCGACCGCTTCATGTCGCTGGTCGACGGCGACCCGGCACGGGCCCGCGCCGGTGCCGCCATCGCGCTGATGCTGAAGGGCGAGCCGCTGATCTACTACGGGCAGGAACTGGGCATGCGCGGGCGCCCGCTGCAAAACGCCCCGGTATCCGACGGCATCCAGATCCCCATGCGCGAGGCGTTCCGCTGGAAAGCCGACCTCGCCGCCCCGGGCTCGGCCACCTGGTATCAGGGCCCGCAGCGCTGGTGGACCGAGCGCTACAACCGCTCGAACGACGGCGTATCGCTGGAGGAAGAACAGGCGCGGCCGGATTCGCTGTACCACTGGTACCGGAAACTGCTGGCGCTGCGCCGCGCACGACCCGAGCTGCGCGAAGGCAGCCAGCGCATCCTGTGCGACGATGCTTCCGCGGTGCTGTGCATCCTGCGCGAGCAGGGGACACGGCGTACGCTGCTGCTCGTCAACCTCGGCCATACTGATGCGCGGCCGGTGCTCGAACCCGCATTGACCGGCGATACGCCGTGGGTCGACCTGCTGGATGGTGGCACGGGCGCAGCGGTCGACACGGTCCTGCACCCGATGCAGGTGCGCGTGCTCGGCACGCGCTGAGGCGACGCACGACCGGTGGAACGCCGGGGGAGGAACTCGACATGGCGCTGCCGCATCTCGACCGCCCGATCTGCGAACCGGTCGAACTGCGCCCGGGCGCCACGGTGCGCGCGGAGCGCATCCGGCAGGGGCGCGAGGCCACCGCATCCGAGCCGTTCGTGCATTTCCACGACGTGCACGAACTGGTGCTGTTCGGCAAGGTATCCGGGCATTTCGTCGCCGACGACCGGCGCTACACGCTGGCTCCCCGCTGCATCGCCTTCGTGCCCTCGATGGTCCATCACGACTTTGCGCTGGGCGCGGGGCCGCGCGACTGGGTGCTGGTGCAGGTCGAAGCGGACGCCGGCGAGACGCTGGCGCGCACCGCCGGCCTGGAGCGCCTGCAGCACCCGTTCTGTGCCCGGCCCGACCGCGCAACGTATCGCCGCCTGTTGCTGCTCGCCGACTGGCTCACCGGGCTGGATGCGGCGGACCCGCTGGCGTTGCCGCTGATCGAACTGCTGCTGCGTGCGGCCGTCCGCGCCCCCGCCATCGAGGGCCGGAAACTGGCCGCGGACGCCGGCGGCCTGCAGCGCCTGCGCCCGGCGATCGACCGCCTGCGCAGCAATCCGGCCGACGCGCCCGGCGCGGAACAGGCCGCGGCGCTGTGCGCGCTGTCACCGGCCTATTTCAGCCGCCGCTTCAAGCAGCAGGTCGGCATGAGCTGGAGCGACTACGTCCGCACGCACCGCCTGCACCTGGCCAGCCGGCGCCTGCTGGAATCCAGGCAAAGCGTCGCCGCCATCGCCGACAGCCTGGGCTTCTCCACCCCATCGCATTTCGGCGAACTGTTCCATCGCCGCTTCGGCATGACGCCAGGGGATTACCGCCGCGCCGGACACGGTAGGTCCACGCTGTAACGGATGTTTTCACTTTCGGGAAGGTCTCGCAGGCGTTCTGCAAGCCCGGCGAGCAGGAGCCGAGGTGCTGACAAGCCGAGTGCTCCTTCAGCCTTTCACATCAGGCACCACGACGGCGGATTCTCCGTTGCCGGATCGCTTCAGCAGCCAGGCCAATACCGGCGGCGTGACCATCGCGGTGAGCAGCGACATCGCCACGATGATGGCGTAGATGCGGTTGTCGAACACGCCGGCGGCGAGGCCCAGGGTGGCCACGACGATGCCCACTTCGCCGCGCGGCACCATGCCGAAACCGATGATGGTGGCGCTGCGCCGGCCCAGCGACAGCGAGCCGAGCCAGCCGCCGATGAACTTGGAGACGATCGCGATCGCGGTGACCACGGCGAGCATCAGCAGGGCGTCCGCGCTGGCCAGCTCGTGCAGGTCGACCTTGCTGCCGGTGACCACGAAGAAGAACGGCGTGAGCAGGGCCAGCAGCGGCTGGGTCTGTTTTTCCAGGGTGTGCTGCTGGCGGGTTTCCGAGGCGATCATGCCGGCCAGGAACGCGCCGATGATCGCGGCCAGGCCGAACTGGGTGGACAGCCAGGCCAGGCCCAGGCACAGCGCCAGCACGATCATCAGCGGCGAATGCGGGCCCAGCGGCTTGTCCAGCCAGGCGGAGTTCCAGCGCATCACCCGCGCGCCGCCCCAGCCGATCACCGCGATGAAGCCGACCGCGCCGGCCAGCACCACCAGCAGGTGCGAGGCG includes the following:
- a CDS encoding alpha/beta hydrolase-fold protein, yielding MNTGRPTFRTIEQSDPAIAAAGLEFATAKSRALGRRVDVTLFVPPAARGVANLPMVMLLHGVFGSHWAWALKGAAHLTAARLIAEGALPPVALLMPSDGLWGDGSGYVAQAGQDAERWIMDEVPALAREVIEGCTTRSPLLLAGLSMGGFGALRLAGKYPQRIAAAAALSTVTDVAQFDGLIEEGRTGWSEAPADRSVLAALAGATDVLPPVRLACGRDDPYLDANRALHRALQRAGIPHQYAEGEGGHDWPYWAAALDDTLRFFGQMLHAHTEEGDDA
- a CDS encoding AraC family transcriptional regulator, coding for MALPHLDRPICEPVELRPGATVRAERIRQGREATASEPFVHFHDVHELVLFGKVSGHFVADDRRYTLAPRCIAFVPSMVHHDFALGAGPRDWVLVQVEADAGETLARTAGLERLQHPFCARPDRATYRRLLLLADWLTGLDAADPLALPLIELLLRAAVRAPAIEGRKLAADAGGLQRLRPAIDRLRSNPADAPGAEQAAALCALSPAYFSRRFKQQVGMSWSDYVRTHRLHLASRRLLESRQSVAAIADSLGFSTPSHFGELFHRRFGMTPGDYRRAGHGRSTL
- a CDS encoding alpha-amylase family glycosyl hydrolase, with the protein product MNLMKSTLAWAATIMLAMAACSTRAATATTPPRAQPADEVFYQIFERSFRDSNGDRIGDLEGLTSQLDYLKQLGITSILLTPLQPSPYYHNYFATDFKAIEPAYGSMDDYFAFVRAAHARGLKVYLDEEFQYVAEGHPWWRESIGRPHAKYADYLLWRDPGHRIAEPFLDRATWAGYDGRQIGIAMVDLNQPAVKRYFLDLLLFWADPHGDGSGRDGVDGFRIDHMMDDLDHKGLDKNLFADFWTPMFRALKARRPELRILAEQAGWGYGQEFLTRGHADLVFAFPLRGALVQLDKHAIVKALRATAAATPPGKGQVIMLENHDIDRFMSLVDGDPARARAGAAIALMLKGEPLIYYGQELGMRGRPLQNAPVSDGIQIPMREAFRWKADLAAPGSATWYQGPQRWWTERYNRSNDGVSLEEEQARPDSLYHWYRKLLALRRARPELREGSQRILCDDASAVLCILREQGTRRTLLLVNLGHTDARPVLEPALTGDTPWVDLLDGGTGAAVDTVLHPMQVRVLGTR
- a CDS encoding cation:proton antiporter; its protein translation is MHHASEILFTLFVVFVAAQIGGEIAQRLKLPGVVGEIAAGCAIGPSLLGWITPEQIATGTPLDVLAEIGVILLLFAVGLETRLEDLKKVGKVAFVVGVVGVLVPFGMGSVWAHGNGFDWDRSLFVAAAFVATSAGITARVLQELNALQRIESKVILGAAVIDDILAMLLLGVVVSLQGGGSINASHLLVVLAGAVGFIAVIGWGGARVMRWNSAWLDKPLGPHSPLMIVLALCLGLAWLSTQFGLAAIIGAFLAGMIASETRQQHTLEKQTQPLLALLTPFFFVVTGSKVDLHELASADALLMLAVVTAIAIVSKFIGGWLGSLSLGRRSATIIGFGMVPRGEVGIVVATLGLAAGVFDNRIYAIIVAMSLLTAMVTPPVLAWLLKRSGNGESAVVVPDVKG